Below is a window of Flavobacterium cyclinae DNA.
TCAGTCATTAAAACAAAAAGAAGAAGATAGATTTAAGAATTAAATTTAAAAAAATCTCGTTTAAGTATAAACGAGATTTTTTTATTCAATAATCCATAGCAAAACTGGCTTTTTTGTTTGTTGTAAACGTTCGTCTAGTTTTTCCATAAAATCATCTGAAACCGCAGGACAACCCCAACTTAACGGACTATGTCTTGGATAAATTTCAAAATTCTTTACTGCATCCCAAGAATGCAATACCACTACCCTTTTTACCGCACTTTTATTTGTAGATTCTAATCCGTGTAGCCAATATTTTACATTGATTCCCCAAGAACTATAATCGCGATTACCAATTTTATATTTTCCCTTCATAGAGCAATGACTATTTACTCTGTTGTCAAACTTAACCTTTTTCCATTTATCTGGATTATCTTCAAATTGATCACAACTTCCATGCGTTACTAAATTTTTATCAATAATTTTATTCGATTTAAAATCATAAATAAAAAAACGGTTTTTCCCAGAATGCACGCCCAAATCAACTAAAAAATAGTACTCTTCATTATACTGATTCTCTTTACAAAATTCAGAAGCTTCTTTATGATAAGAAGAGTAATCTTTAATTCGAATTGAATTGTTATCTGAATTATTACAGCACAAGAAGCAAATTGAAATTAATAATAGAACGTGTTTCATAAAAGGTGTTTTATACAATTGCCAAATAAATTTTATTTTTTCAATACAGCTAAAATTATACCAAACAAAATTATTTTTCTTTTTCTATACTCTTTTTTGTTTTTCGTTTATCTTTGCGCCCCCTAAAAAATTTGTACATGTCAAAAAACAATATAATAAAAGGCGTTTTCTTAGTTGCATTAGGTGCAACTAGTTATGGAATGTTAGCCACTTTTGTAAAATTAGCTTATAAAGAAAACTTTACAACCGCAGAAGTAACTTCCTCTCAATTCATTTATGGGATAATTGGAATAATATTAATCAACTTATTCCAACGCACCAAAAATAAAAACACCGCAGTAAAAGCTACACCAAAAAACATTTTCCATTTAATGTTAGCTGGAACTTCATTAGGAATGACGAGTGTTTTTTACTATTTAGCGGTAAAATACATCCCGGTTTCTATTGGAATTGTATTGTTAATGCAAACCGTTTGGATGGGTGTTTTATTAGAATGGTTTTTAGATAAAAAAGCACCTTCATTTCAAAAAATAATTTCGGTTATCATCGTATTAATTGGTACAGCTTTAGCAATCAATATTTTTAAAATAGATTTTAATGACCCAACAATTGATTGGCCAAACGGATTATTTTGGGGTTTATTGGCGGCAGCGTCCTTTACAACTACGATGTTTACCGCTAACAAAGTAGCACTAGGAATTTCATCAGCACAAAGAAGTTTGTATATGTTATTAGGTGGTGCTGTTATCGTTTTTGGTTTTAGTTTATATACCCAAGTTACACCTTTTAACTTTGAAATTTTTGCAAAATGGGGAATTGTATTGGCATTATTTGGTACAATAATTCCGCCTATGCTATTAAATGCAGGATTTCCTCATACGGGAATTGGTTTAGGAAGTATTGTATCTTCATTAGAATTACCGGTTTCGGTAATGATGGCATATTTTCTTTTAAACGAACAAGTGTTATTCATTCAATGGATAGGAATTCTGTTAATAATTACCGCAATCGTAATTATGAATATACAATTCAAGAAAAAATAAATAAATTAGCGATGTAATTCATCGCTTTTTTTATGCTCGATTTATTCCCAAAAGAAAAAATAATTTTACCGTTACCCGATGCGCTTTTCGAGTTTTATCCCAATTTCTTCAATAAAGAAGAAGCCAATCTTTTATGGAACAAATTAATAAATGAAACGCCTTGGCAACAAGACGATATTACCATATTTGGAAAGAAAATAGCCCAACCCAGATTAACCTGTTTATTTGGAAATGAAGGGAAACCATATTCGTATTCGGGATTAACGATGCAACCTCAACTTTGGAATCCTACATTGATATATATTAAAGACAAAGTAGAACAAGTTGCACAACAAAATTTTACTACAGTTTTAGCCAATTTATACAGAAACGAAAAAGACAGCAACGGTTGGCACGCTGACAACGAAAAAGAACTGGGCAGAAATCCCATAATTGCATCAGTAAGTTTTGGGGAAGAACGTAAATTTCAACTGAAGCATAACTTAAATCCTGAGATTAGAATGAATATAAATCTCAATCATGGAAGTTTATTATTGATGAAAGAAGGAAGTCAACTACATTATAAACACCAAATTCCAAAAGCTTCTCAATCTAAAAATCCAAGAATAAATTTAACTTTTAGAACAATTCTATAAAAATTCATCAAAAAAAAGGGAATAGTGGTTCATTATTTTAAAAAATTCAAAAAAAACAACCTGCCTATATTTTGAATTTATT
It encodes the following:
- a CDS encoding alpha-ketoglutarate-dependent dioxygenase AlkB family protein; its protein translation is MLDLFPKEKIILPLPDALFEFYPNFFNKEEANLLWNKLINETPWQQDDITIFGKKIAQPRLTCLFGNEGKPYSYSGLTMQPQLWNPTLIYIKDKVEQVAQQNFTTVLANLYRNEKDSNGWHADNEKELGRNPIIASVSFGEERKFQLKHNLNPEIRMNINLNHGSLLLMKEGSQLHYKHQIPKASQSKNPRINLTFRTIL
- a CDS encoding murein L,D-transpeptidase catalytic domain-containing protein, with amino-acid sequence MKHVLLLISICFLCCNNSDNNSIRIKDYSSYHKEASEFCKENQYNEEYYFLVDLGVHSGKNRFFIYDFKSNKIIDKNLVTHGSCDQFEDNPDKWKKVKFDNRVNSHCSMKGKYKIGNRDYSSWGINVKYWLHGLESTNKSAVKRVVVLHSWDAVKNFEIYPRHSPLSWGCPAVSDDFMEKLDERLQQTKKPVLLWIIE
- a CDS encoding EamA family transporter → MSKNNIIKGVFLVALGATSYGMLATFVKLAYKENFTTAEVTSSQFIYGIIGIILINLFQRTKNKNTAVKATPKNIFHLMLAGTSLGMTSVFYYLAVKYIPVSIGIVLLMQTVWMGVLLEWFLDKKAPSFQKIISVIIVLIGTALAINIFKIDFNDPTIDWPNGLFWGLLAAASFTTTMFTANKVALGISSAQRSLYMLLGGAVIVFGFSLYTQVTPFNFEIFAKWGIVLALFGTIIPPMLLNAGFPHTGIGLGSIVSSLELPVSVMMAYFLLNEQVLFIQWIGILLIITAIVIMNIQFKKK